From Staphylococcus sp. M0911, a single genomic window includes:
- the dnaJ gene encoding molecular chaperone DnaJ, which yields MAKRDYYEVLGVSKGASKDEIKKAYRKLSKKYHPDINKEEGADEKFKEISEAYEVLSDDNKRANYDQFGHAGAQGGFGSQGFGGGDFGGFSGGGFEDIFSSFFGGASRQRDPNAPRKGDDLQYTMTITFDEAVFGGKKEISIRKDVTCHTCNGEGAKPGTNKKTCSYCNGAGSVSVEQNTILGRVRTEQVCPKCEGSGQEFEEPCPTCHGKGTENKTVKLEVTIPEGVDNEQQIRLAGEGSPGVNGGPSGDLYVVFRVKPSEVFKRDGDDIYYDLNISFPQAALGDEVKIPTLNSNVVLTIPAGTQTGKQFRLKDKGIKNVHGYGHGDLFVNIKVLTPTKMTERQKELMKEFADINGEDLTEQPSNFKDKAKRFFKGE from the coding sequence GTGGCCAAAAGAGATTATTATGAGGTCTTAGGAGTAAGTAAAGGTGCTTCTAAAGATGAAATTAAAAAAGCTTACAGAAAATTATCGAAAAAATATCATCCTGATATCAACAAAGAAGAAGGCGCAGATGAAAAATTCAAAGAAATATCTGAAGCATATGAAGTATTAAGTGATGATAATAAAAGAGCAAACTATGATCAATTCGGACACGCTGGTGCTCAAGGTGGTTTCGGTAGCCAAGGCTTTGGCGGTGGCGACTTTGGCGGATTTAGCGGAGGTGGCTTCGAAGATATTTTCAGTTCATTCTTCGGTGGTGCCTCAAGACAACGTGATCCTAATGCACCACGTAAAGGTGATGACCTACAATATACAATGACTATCACATTTGATGAAGCGGTATTTGGCGGTAAAAAAGAAATTTCTATTAGAAAAGATGTAACATGTCATACATGTAATGGTGAAGGTGCTAAACCAGGAACTAATAAGAAAACATGTAGCTATTGTAATGGAGCAGGATCAGTTTCAGTAGAACAAAATACAATTCTAGGTAGAGTTAGAACAGAACAAGTTTGTCCTAAATGTGAAGGTAGCGGTCAAGAGTTTGAAGAACCATGTCCAACATGTCATGGTAAAGGAACTGAAAATAAAACAGTTAAGCTAGAAGTGACTATTCCTGAAGGTGTTGATAATGAACAACAAATTCGACTTGCAGGCGAGGGTTCTCCTGGTGTTAACGGAGGTCCAAGTGGCGACCTATATGTTGTTTTCAGAGTTAAACCTTCTGAAGTATTTAAACGAGATGGCGATGACATTTATTATGATTTAAATATTAGTTTCCCTCAAGCCGCATTAGGTGATGAAGTGAAAATCCCTACATTAAACAGTAATGTCGTATTGACAATTCCTGCAGGTACTCAAACTGGAAAACAGTTCCGTCTCAAAGACAAAGGTATTAAAAATGTTCACGGATATGGACATGGTGACTTATTTGTTAATATTAAGGTTCTAACACCAACTAAAATGACTGAACGTCAAAAAGAATTAATGAAAGAATTTGCTGACATAAATGGTGAAGATTTAACTGAGCAACCATCTAATTTTAAAGATAAAGCAAAAAGATTCTTTAAAGGAGAATAA
- the prmA gene encoding 50S ribosomal protein L11 methyltransferase: MNWTELSIVVNHDVEYLVTDILENYGSNGVVIEDSNDLVNPPEDKFGEIYELNSDDYPSEGVRLKAYFNEMTYDNTLLSNIEQAILSLQDIDQDILNISHQTIAEADWENEWKNYFHPFRASETFTIVPSWETYTKESANELCIELDPGMAFGTGDHPTTSMCLKAIENFVKPQHSVIDVGTGSGILSIASHLIGVKRIKALDIDEMAVNVAKENFEKNHCLNAIEAVPGNLLKDEKEHFDIVIANILAHIIDEMIEDAYNTVNEDGYFITSGIIEEKYEDIESHMKRVGFKIISVQHDNGWVCIVGQKVSD; encoded by the coding sequence ATGAATTGGACGGAACTATCAATCGTAGTAAACCATGATGTTGAATATTTGGTTACAGATATACTAGAAAATTATGGATCAAATGGCGTAGTTATAGAAGATTCCAACGACCTTGTGAATCCACCAGAAGATAAATTTGGTGAGATTTATGAGTTAAATAGCGATGATTATCCTTCAGAAGGCGTTAGATTAAAAGCTTACTTTAATGAAATGACTTATGATAATACATTGCTATCTAACATAGAACAAGCAATTTTATCACTACAAGATATCGACCAAGATATTTTAAATATTTCACATCAAACAATAGCTGAAGCAGATTGGGAAAATGAATGGAAAAATTATTTCCATCCTTTCAGAGCATCTGAAACATTTACGATTGTTCCCAGTTGGGAAACCTATACTAAAGAATCGGCAAATGAACTTTGTATAGAATTAGACCCTGGAATGGCTTTTGGTACAGGTGATCATCCTACAACAAGTATGTGTTTAAAGGCAATTGAGAACTTTGTGAAGCCTCAACATTCTGTGATTGATGTAGGTACAGGGTCTGGTATTTTAAGTATTGCAAGTCACTTGATTGGTGTTAAACGAATTAAAGCTTTAGATATTGATGAAATGGCTGTCAATGTAGCCAAAGAAAATTTCGAAAAGAATCATTGTTTAAACGCGATTGAAGCAGTTCCTGGCAATTTATTAAAAGATGAAAAAGAACATTTTGATATTGTTATTGCAAATATTTTAGCTCATATTATTGATGAAATGATAGAAGACGCTTATAATACAGTCAATGAAGACGGTTATTTTATAACATCTGGTATTATTGAAGAAAAATACGAAGATATTGAATCACATATGAAGCGTGTAGGTTTTAAAATTATTTCAGTTCAACATGACAACGGTTGGGTTTGTATCGTTGGTCAGAAAGTGAGTGACTAA
- a CDS encoding 16S rRNA (uracil(1498)-N(3))-methyltransferase — protein sequence MQRYFINQNADESQRFFITNKEDIHHIKNVMRQSEGQQIVTTFNDQNVYTCEIIHIGDQEIEIELIEKQDIDTELPQHITICSGLIKADKYEWMIQKATELGASEFIAVEMQRSIVKLNSTKASKKLERWQKIIKEAAEQSYRLTIPHISYLSNSKSICDIINQYDYVLVAYEEEAKHGEISHFKHMLKQFKPQDRVLLIFGPEGGLSDEEVSMLKPHSQLVGLGPRILRAETAPLYTLGALSYEKELMG from the coding sequence TTGCAAAGATATTTTATCAATCAAAACGCTGATGAAAGTCAGCGTTTTTTTATTACAAATAAAGAAGATATACATCATATTAAGAATGTGATGAGACAGAGTGAAGGTCAACAAATAGTAACCACATTTAATGATCAAAATGTCTATACATGTGAGATCATCCATATAGGAGATCAAGAAATAGAAATTGAATTAATCGAAAAACAAGATATTGATACAGAGTTGCCCCAGCATATTACGATATGTAGTGGGTTAATCAAAGCAGATAAGTATGAATGGATGATTCAAAAGGCAACTGAACTAGGTGCTAGTGAATTTATTGCTGTTGAAATGCAACGTTCTATTGTTAAATTAAATTCTACAAAGGCGTCAAAAAAGCTTGAAAGATGGCAAAAAATTATCAAAGAAGCCGCTGAACAAAGTTATCGATTAACCATTCCACACATCAGTTATCTATCGAATTCAAAGTCAATTTGTGATATTATAAATCAGTATGATTATGTCCTTGTTGCTTATGAAGAAGAAGCTAAACATGGTGAAATTAGTCATTTTAAACATATGTTAAAGCAATTTAAGCCACAAGATCGTGTATTACTTATATTTGGCCCTGAAGGTGGACTATCTGATGAGGAAGTGTCAATGTTAAAACCTCATTCACAGTTAGTTGGTTTAGGACCTAGAATATTACGGGCAGAAACAGCGCCACTATATACATTAGGCGCATTAAGTTACGAAAAAGAATTAATGGGGTGA
- the mtaB gene encoding tRNA (N(6)-L-threonylcarbamoyladenosine(37)-C(2))-methylthiotransferase MtaB, which yields MSTVAFHTLGCKVNHYETEAIWQLFKEADYERVDFETNADVFVINTCTVTNTGDKKSRQIIRRAIRKNPDAVVCVTGCYAQTSSAEIMEIPGVDVVVGTQDRHKLLDYIDEFQKERQPINGVGNIMKNRKYEELDVPYFTDRTRASLKIQEGCNNFCTFCIIPWARGLMRSRDPEKVVEQATTLVNAGYKEIVLTGIHTGGYGQDLKNYNLAQLLRDLDQVDGLERIRISSIEASQLTDEVIDVLERSNKIVRHLHVPLQSGSDTVLKRMRRKYTMEHFSERITKLHEALPDVAITSDVIVGFPGETEEEFQETYDFIVKHQFSELHVFPYSSRIGTPAARMDDQIDEDIKNERVHKLIALSDQLAKEYASKFENEVLEVIPEEKGEKPNTLVGYADNYMKVEFEGTEDLIGQIIKVKIQKADYPLNYGKAIRIVEHATNKSEHEVLV from the coding sequence ATGTCCACAGTTGCGTTTCACACTTTAGGTTGTAAAGTTAACCACTATGAAACAGAAGCAATTTGGCAATTATTTAAGGAAGCAGATTACGAGCGAGTCGATTTTGAAACAAATGCAGATGTATTTGTTATCAATACTTGCACAGTAACGAATACAGGCGATAAAAAAAGTCGACAAATAATTAGAAGAGCGATTAGAAAAAATCCAGACGCAGTTGTTTGTGTAACAGGTTGTTATGCACAAACGTCTTCAGCAGAAATTATGGAAATTCCTGGCGTAGATGTCGTAGTAGGAACACAAGATAGACATAAATTACTTGATTATATAGATGAGTTCCAAAAGGAACGTCAACCAATTAATGGTGTAGGTAACATCATGAAAAACCGTAAATACGAAGAATTAGATGTTCCTTACTTTACAGATAGAACAAGAGCATCGTTAAAAATACAAGAAGGTTGTAACAACTTTTGTACTTTCTGCATTATTCCATGGGCACGTGGTTTAATGAGATCAAGAGACCCTGAAAAAGTTGTAGAACAAGCTACAACATTAGTTAATGCTGGTTATAAAGAAATTGTTTTAACTGGTATCCATACAGGTGGTTATGGTCAAGACCTTAAGAACTATAACTTAGCGCAATTATTAAGAGATTTAGATCAAGTGGATGGTTTAGAACGTATTCGTATTTCTTCTATCGAAGCAAGTCAATTAACCGATGAAGTTATTGACGTATTAGAACGTTCAAACAAAATCGTAAGACATTTACATGTACCATTACAGTCTGGTTCTGATACAGTTCTTAAACGTATGAGACGTAAATACACTATGGAACATTTCTCTGAACGAATTACCAAACTACATGAAGCATTACCAGACGTTGCAATAACTAGTGATGTTATCGTAGGCTTCCCGGGTGAAACTGAAGAAGAATTCCAAGAAACGTATGACTTTATCGTCAAACATCAATTCTCTGAATTACACGTATTCCCATATTCATCTAGAATTGGTACACCTGCAGCAAGAATGGACGATCAAATTGATGAAGATATCAAAAACGAACGTGTTCACAAATTAATTGCATTAAGTGATCAATTAGCAAAAGAGTATGCTTCAAAATTCGAAAATGAAGTGCTAGAAGTTATCCCTGAAGAAAAAGGTGAAAAACCAAATACTTTAGTGGGATATGCAGATAACTATATGAAAGTAGAATTTGAAGGTACTGAGGATTTAATTGGCCAAATTATTAAAGTGAAAATTCAAAAAGCTGATTATCCTTTAAACTACGGGAAAGCAATCCGTATTGTAGAACATGCCACAAATAAATCAGAACATGAAGTGCTAGTTTAA
- the rpsU gene encoding 30S ribosomal protein S21, protein MSKTVVRKNESLEDALRRFKRSVSKSGTIQEVRKREFYEKPSVKRKKKSEAARKRKFK, encoded by the coding sequence ATGTCTAAAACAGTAGTACGTAAAAATGAATCACTTGAAGATGCTTTACGTCGATTTAAGCGTTCAGTTTCAAAAAGTGGTACTATCCAAGAAGTACGTAAACGTGAATTTTACGAAAAACCTAGTGTTAAACGTAAAAAGAAATCTGAAGCTGCACGTAAACGTAAATTCAAATAA
- a CDS encoding NfeD family protein — translation MGYLNEIHRLVLTQFSSENNWVNDIANIIVHPLVSLILTCIIFLGFLYQLYSKRINFVGIIASLALLIMFLGFLMQGDVNILSVILFTVGVIFVIIELFVVGAVIGIIGMILITISIVMLGNNLLLMLGNVIVALILSIIEWVILVKLFKRKIPFLDKVILKDSTNAESGYTSHDDRSHLVGKTARTITDLRPAGIISCEDDRIDAVSDGTFILRNRQVKILEVEGTRVVVREIE, via the coding sequence ATGGGATATTTAAATGAAATACATAGGTTAGTTTTAACACAATTTTCATCAGAGAATAATTGGGTCAATGACATTGCTAATATCATTGTTCATCCATTGGTATCACTTATTCTTACCTGTATTATATTTTTAGGCTTTTTATATCAATTGTATTCTAAAAGAATCAATTTTGTTGGTATTATCGCTTCATTAGCCTTATTAATTATGTTTTTAGGCTTTCTAATGCAAGGTGATGTCAATATATTATCAGTCATCTTATTTACCGTGGGTGTTATTTTCGTCATTATTGAATTGTTCGTCGTTGGAGCAGTCATTGGTATTATTGGTATGATTTTAATAACAATAAGCATAGTCATGTTAGGAAATAACTTGTTACTTATGCTAGGTAATGTCATCGTAGCCTTAATATTATCAATCATTGAATGGGTGATTTTAGTTAAATTATTCAAACGAAAAATTCCATTTTTGGATAAGGTCATTTTAAAAGATTCAACAAATGCTGAATCAGGATATACATCACATGATGATCGCTCTCATTTAGTTGGTAAAACAGCTCGCACCATCACCGATTTAAGACCAGCAGGTATTATTTCTTGTGAGGATGATCGTATCGATGCAGTTTCTGACGGTACATTCATATTAAGAAATAGACAAGTTAAAATACTTGAGGTTGAAGGTACACGAGTTGTTGTAAGAGAAATAGAATAA
- the floA gene encoding flotillin-like protein FloA (flotillin-like protein involved in membrane lipid rafts), giving the protein MFSIGFIIIAVVIIVALLILFSFVPVGLWISALAAGVHVGIGTLVGMRLRRVSPRKVIGPLIKAHKAGLNLKTNQLESHYLAGGNVDRVVDANIAAQRADIDLPFERGAAIDLAGRDVLEAVQMSVNPKVIETPFIAGVAMNGIEVKAKARITVRANIARLVGGAGEETIIARVGEGIVSTIGSSKHHTEVLENPDSISKTVLSKGLDSGTAFEILSIDIADVDISKNIGADLQTEQALADKNIAQAKAEERRAMAVASEQEMKARVQEMRAKVVEAESEVPLAMAEALRSGNIGVKDYYNLKNIEADTGMRNAINKRTDQNDDESPEQ; this is encoded by the coding sequence ATGTTTAGTATAGGATTTATTATAATTGCAGTAGTAATTATTGTAGCCTTATTAATACTATTTTCATTTGTACCAGTAGGTCTTTGGATTTCTGCATTAGCTGCTGGTGTACATGTTGGTATTGGTACCTTAGTAGGTATGCGATTAAGAAGGGTTTCACCGAGAAAAGTGATTGGCCCATTAATTAAAGCGCACAAAGCAGGTTTAAATCTAAAAACAAATCAACTTGAATCACATTATCTTGCTGGAGGTAATGTAGATAGAGTTGTTGATGCTAATATCGCTGCGCAACGTGCAGATATTGATTTACCATTTGAACGAGGTGCAGCAATCGATTTAGCAGGTAGAGATGTTTTAGAAGCAGTTCAAATGTCAGTTAACCCTAAAGTTATTGAAACACCATTTATTGCCGGTGTAGCTATGAACGGTATAGAAGTTAAAGCGAAAGCCCGTATTACTGTTCGTGCCAATATTGCTCGTTTAGTCGGTGGTGCTGGTGAAGAAACAATTATTGCCCGTGTAGGTGAAGGTATTGTTTCAACAATAGGTTCAAGTAAACATCATACAGAAGTTCTTGAAAATCCTGACAGCATTTCTAAAACAGTATTAAGTAAAGGATTAGACTCAGGAACAGCTTTTGAAATACTTTCTATTGATATAGCCGATGTTGATATTAGTAAGAATATTGGTGCAGATTTACAAACTGAACAAGCACTTGCTGATAAAAATATTGCACAAGCTAAAGCTGAGGAACGTCGTGCAATGGCTGTAGCTTCTGAACAAGAAATGAAAGCTCGAGTACAAGAAATGCGTGCTAAAGTTGTAGAGGCTGAGTCAGAGGTACCTTTAGCAATGGCAGAAGCTTTACGATCAGGAAATATTGGCGTCAAAGATTACTACAATCTTAAAAATATAGAAGCCGATACTGGTATGAGAAATGCTATTAATAAACGTACTGATCAAAATGATGACGAATCACCAGAACAATAA